One region of Chryseobacterium muglaense genomic DNA includes:
- a CDS encoding SDR family NAD(P)-dependent oxidoreductase, translating to MNQNKTVLILGANSDVAKQCIKQYIAKGFSVIAASRNTQSLENFIQQNNLNSKVKVLFFDGADFDSHQQFYDKLSVKPHLVVYAAGFLVDNEKALSNFKETQQMMTVNYMGAVSILNIIATDENNTNLERIIGLSSLSGVRGRKSNFVYGSTKAAFTTYLAGLRQELAQRNIKVNVLVSGYINTKINAGLELNKNLLMEPDYVAKHIVNAGSSFTIVPNFKWKLIYFILKVLPESLVAKLP from the coding sequence ATGAATCAAAACAAAACCGTTCTCATTCTTGGTGCAAATTCTGATGTGGCTAAACAATGTATTAAACAATATATAGCAAAAGGATTTTCAGTTATTGCGGCGTCTAGAAATACCCAATCTTTAGAAAACTTTATTCAGCAAAATAATCTCAATTCAAAAGTTAAGGTTTTATTTTTTGATGGTGCAGATTTTGATTCTCACCAACAATTTTACGATAAACTTTCTGTAAAACCTCATTTAGTAGTTTACGCAGCAGGATTTTTAGTTGATAACGAGAAAGCATTAAGCAATTTCAAAGAAACTCAACAAATGATGACGGTTAATTATATGGGCGCAGTTTCTATTCTCAATATTATTGCCACAGATGAGAACAATACAAACTTAGAAAGAATCATCGGATTATCTTCGCTTTCGGGAGTTCGTGGACGTAAAAGTAACTTTGTTTACGGAAGCACAAAAGCAGCTTTTACTACTTATTTAGCCGGTTTAAGGCAAGAATTAGCGCAGAGAAATATAAAAGTCAACGTTTTGGTGAGTGGATATATTAATACGAAAATAAACGCAGGTTTAGAACTCAATAAAAATCTTCTGATGGAGCCTGATTATGTGGCAAAGCATATCGTGAATGCCGGAAGTTCTTTTACGATCGTTCCCAATTTTAAATGGAAACTGATTTATTTTATTTTGAAAGTTTTGCCGGAAAGTCTGGTGGCTAAGTTGCCTTAA
- the recQ gene encoding DNA helicase RecQ — protein sequence MKSPLKILQQYFGYDSFRLEQANAVENVIAKKDTFVLMPTGGGKSLCYQVPALVLEGTAIVISPLIALMKDQVDALRVNGISASYINSSMSSFEQIETLNQLKNGELKLLYVAPEKLSAEKGAFLKLLNEVKVSLFAVDEAHCVSHWGHDFRPDYLFLNGLKNQFPQIPIIALTASADEITRQDIIKQLNLQQPLVLVSSFDRANIKYFVQPKQSVLHHVTQYLSEHPNDSGIIYCLSRKGTEEMSNQLKENGINSAFYHAGIPSAERAKVQEDFIKDKTQVMVATIAFGMGIDKSNVRFVMHADLPKNIESYYQETGRAGRDGLPSEAILFYSYADVIKLRRFAMIEGNEEQSDLMLRKLQQMADFAELQKCRRQYLMEYFGENHPGNCNNCDYCLSEFEIWDATTDSQKLLSAIFRLKEKYGKTLIIDFLRGSKSVKITDYMRGLPTYGIGNNHDKDYWQNLIRQLLINGFLSESNEEFSVLKLNDESREILFKGKKVSFKKIKEQAKAVVVEEMKNDYSTPEFDANQDLFVELRTLRREIAERENVPPYVIFSDATLLELSTFLPNSKEELNQISGFGAFKIEKYGELLLPTILEFCKTHNLSSKVSEKKQKKQRETKPKKVNKSTSGTFNTTFQLYKENNSIEEIARIRNLSINTIQNHLINFISDGTINASELVNTNKIENIIEVAKNQKIQSLKVIKEALGDDYSYFEIHVAVAHYKSQQE from the coding sequence ATGAAATCTCCATTAAAAATTTTACAGCAATATTTTGGCTACGATAGTTTCAGGCTCGAGCAAGCCAATGCCGTTGAAAATGTAATCGCAAAAAAAGACACCTTCGTTTTAATGCCGACTGGCGGTGGAAAATCTCTCTGCTACCAAGTTCCGGCTTTAGTTTTAGAAGGTACTGCCATTGTCATTTCTCCATTAATTGCCTTGATGAAAGACCAGGTTGATGCACTGCGCGTAAATGGGATTTCTGCATCTTATATTAATTCTTCGATGAGTTCTTTTGAGCAGATAGAGACTTTAAATCAATTAAAAAATGGCGAACTCAAACTTTTATATGTTGCACCCGAAAAATTAAGTGCCGAAAAAGGCGCATTTTTAAAATTGCTTAATGAAGTTAAGGTTTCTTTATTTGCCGTGGATGAAGCACATTGCGTTTCACATTGGGGTCACGATTTCCGTCCAGATTATTTATTTCTGAATGGTTTAAAAAATCAATTTCCCCAAATCCCAATCATCGCTTTAACGGCAAGTGCAGATGAAATTACGAGGCAAGATATTATTAAACAACTGAATCTTCAGCAACCTCTTGTCTTAGTTTCATCTTTCGACAGAGCTAATATCAAATATTTTGTACAGCCAAAACAGTCTGTCCTTCATCACGTTACTCAATACCTCAGTGAGCACCCCAACGATTCTGGAATTATCTATTGTTTATCACGAAAAGGCACTGAAGAAATGTCTAATCAACTGAAAGAAAATGGTATCAATTCTGCTTTTTATCACGCAGGAATTCCATCGGCCGAGCGGGCAAAGGTTCAGGAAGACTTCATCAAAGACAAAACTCAGGTTATGGTTGCAACCATTGCTTTTGGAATGGGAATCGACAAAAGTAATGTCCGTTTTGTGATGCACGCAGATTTACCAAAAAATATAGAAAGCTATTATCAGGAAACGGGAAGAGCCGGAAGAGATGGTTTGCCAAGTGAAGCGATTTTATTTTATTCTTACGCCGATGTAATAAAATTGAGAAGATTTGCAATGATAGAAGGCAATGAAGAGCAGTCTGACCTGATGTTGCGAAAGCTGCAACAGATGGCAGATTTTGCCGAGTTGCAAAAATGCCGAAGACAATATCTGATGGAATATTTTGGCGAAAACCATCCTGGAAATTGTAACAATTGCGATTATTGCCTCAGTGAATTTGAAATCTGGGACGCAACCACAGATTCGCAAAAATTACTAAGTGCCATTTTCAGACTTAAAGAAAAGTATGGAAAAACTTTGATTATTGATTTTCTACGAGGTTCAAAAAGTGTCAAAATTACTGATTATATGCGCGGTTTGCCAACTTATGGCATCGGAAATAATCACGATAAAGATTACTGGCAAAATTTAATCAGACAATTGCTTATCAATGGATTTTTAAGCGAATCTAATGAAGAATTTTCTGTTTTAAAACTAAATGATGAGAGCAGGGAAATTTTATTTAAAGGTAAAAAAGTAAGCTTCAAAAAAATAAAAGAACAGGCAAAAGCTGTGGTTGTCGAGGAAATGAAGAATGATTATTCAACGCCAGAATTTGACGCTAATCAAGATTTATTCGTAGAACTGAGAACTTTAAGAAGGGAAATCGCCGAGCGAGAAAATGTTCCGCCTTATGTTATTTTCTCTGATGCAACTTTGCTGGAGTTGTCAACTTTTCTGCCCAATTCAAAAGAAGAACTGAATCAAATCAGTGGTTTCGGAGCTTTTAAAATTGAAAAATATGGCGAACTATTACTTCCCACAATATTAGAGTTTTGCAAAACCCATAATTTGAGCAGTAAAGTCTCAGAAAAAAAACAAAAAAAGCAAAGAGAAACGAAACCCAAAAAGGTAAATAAAAGCACATCCGGAACTTTTAATACCACTTTTCAACTCTACAAAGAGAACAACAGCATAGAAGAAATTGCAAGAATAAGAAATCTGTCAATCAATACAATTCAGAATCATTTAATCAATTTTATTTCGGATGGAACGATCAATGCGAGCGAACTAGTGAATACAAACAAAATAGAAAACATCATCGAAGTTGCAAAAAACCAAAAAATTCAATCTTTAAAAGTGATAAAAGAAGCACTGGGTGACGATTATTCTTATTTTGAAATTCATGTGGCTGTTGCACATTATAAATCGCAGCAAGAATAA
- the aspS gene encoding aspartate--tRNA ligase — protein MFRSHTNGELSLKNLNEEVTLSGWVQTIRDKGFMIWIDLRDRYGITQLVFDQDRSTAELMENAKKLGREFVIQVNGKVIERVSKNPNIPTGEIEILVEKLIVLNESQLPPFTIEDETDGGEELRMKYRYLDIRRAPVRDKLIFRHKMAQKVRNYLSDEGFIEVETPVLIKSTPEGARDFVVPSRMNPGQFYALPQSPQTFKQLLMVGGMDKYFQIVKCFRDEDLRADRQPEFTQIDCEMAFVEQEDVMNVFEGMTKTLIKDITGQEFGTFPRMTFADAMQKYGNDKPDIRFGMEFVELNELVKGKDFKIFDDAELVVGINVEGCADYTRKQIDELVDWVKRPQVGASGMVWAKFQNDGVKTSSVNKFYNEEDLAKIIEKFGAKEGDLMLILSGNEHKVRTQLSALRMELGNRLGLRKGNVFAPLWVVDFPLLEFDEESGRYHAMHHPFTSPKPEDLHLLETDPGKARANAYDMVLNGNEIGGGSIRIFDKDLQSRMFDLLGFSKEEAEAQFGFLMNAFKYGAPPHGGLAFGFDRLVAILDGNEVIRDYIAFPKNNSGRDVMIDAPSSIADEQLDELELQLNLKA, from the coding sequence ATGTTTCGATCGCACACCAACGGAGAATTATCTCTAAAAAATCTTAATGAAGAAGTTACACTTTCAGGATGGGTACAAACCATTCGTGATAAAGGATTTATGATTTGGATAGATCTTCGAGATCGTTACGGAATTACTCAGTTGGTTTTCGACCAAGACCGTTCTACAGCGGAATTGATGGAAAATGCAAAAAAATTGGGCCGTGAATTCGTGATTCAAGTGAATGGAAAAGTCATTGAAAGAGTAAGCAAAAACCCAAATATTCCAACTGGAGAAATTGAAATTTTAGTTGAAAAATTAATTGTTCTTAATGAATCTCAGCTTCCGCCTTTCACCATTGAAGATGAAACAGACGGTGGTGAAGAATTAAGAATGAAATACCGTTACCTGGATATCAGAAGAGCTCCGGTAAGAGATAAACTGATTTTCCGTCACAAAATGGCGCAAAAAGTTAGAAATTATCTTTCAGACGAAGGATTTATTGAAGTTGAAACTCCGGTTTTAATCAAATCTACTCCGGAAGGAGCAAGAGATTTTGTTGTACCAAGCAGAATGAATCCGGGACAATTTTATGCATTGCCACAATCTCCACAAACTTTCAAACAATTGTTGATGGTTGGAGGAATGGATAAATATTTCCAAATCGTGAAATGTTTCCGTGATGAAGATTTAAGAGCCGACAGACAGCCGGAATTCACACAAATCGATTGCGAAATGGCTTTCGTAGAGCAAGAAGATGTAATGAATGTTTTTGAAGGAATGACGAAAACTTTGATTAAAGATATTACAGGTCAGGAATTCGGAACTTTCCCAAGAATGACGTTCGCTGATGCGATGCAAAAATACGGAAACGACAAACCAGACATCCGTTTCGGAATGGAGTTCGTAGAATTAAACGAATTAGTAAAAGGAAAAGATTTCAAAATATTTGATGATGCCGAATTGGTTGTCGGAATTAATGTTGAAGGTTGCGCAGATTACACAAGAAAGCAAATCGACGAGTTGGTTGATTGGGTAAAAAGACCTCAAGTTGGAGCTTCAGGAATGGTTTGGGCTAAATTCCAAAATGACGGCGTAAAGACTTCTTCGGTAAATAAATTCTACAACGAGGAAGATTTAGCGAAAATCATCGAAAAATTTGGAGCGAAAGAAGGCGATTTGATGTTGATTCTTTCAGGAAACGAACACAAAGTAAGAACTCAGCTTTCAGCGTTGAGAATGGAACTTGGAAACCGTTTAGGATTAAGAAAAGGAAACGTATTCGCACCACTTTGGGTTGTAGACTTCCCGTTATTGGAATTTGATGAGGAAAGCGGACGTTACCATGCCATGCACCACCCTTTCACTTCTCCAAAACCAGAAGATTTACATTTATTGGAAACTGACCCCGGAAAAGCAAGAGCCAATGCTTACGATATGGTTTTAAATGGAAACGAAATCGGTGGCGGTTCAATCAGAATTTTTGATAAGGATTTACAGTCAAGAATGTTTGATCTTTTAGGATTCTCGAAAGAAGAAGCAGAAGCACAATTCGGATTCCTGATGAACGCCTTCAAATACGGTGCTCCGCCTCACGGTGGTTTGGCTTTCGGATTTGACCGTTTGGTAGCTATTCTAGACGGAAACGAAGTAATCAGAGATTACATTGCATTCCCGAAAAATAATTCAGGACGTGATGTGATGATCGACGCACCTTCTTCGATTGCTGATGAACAACTCGATGAATTGGAATTACAATTGAATTTAAAAGCATAA